CTGTATCATGAATGTCACTTCCCAATGCAATATGCATTTCAGCAGTACGTTTTGCTAAGGTTTGCAACTTTAAAAACAGACTCAATCCTACCCAATCAATAATCTCTGGCGGAATTTCATTTATCTTCAATCGTTTAAACAAAGGAATATCAGGCAGTTTATCAATTTTAATCTTCTTAGTTTTCAAATTATTAAAAACTCCGTCAATTTCTTCTAACATAAACTTCCACGCATCACCTTGATTAGGAACCAATTCTTGCATCAAACCAAGTGTTATGCTTCCTTCAGGCAGATGTAAATTAATACTTCCAGTATATGCCGGCGAACTTTCAAAATTCATTCTTTCAGTAAGGAATCTACTAATCTCATAATCAGGATTCGTACTCACATAAATTCTCCTGAAAATCTTCAACACAAACGAATCGTTATATATTATGGAAGTATTGCTCTGCTCCAATCCCATGAACTTTGATGACCTGTATTCTTTGTCTTCAAACTTCACTCCTTTATGAAAAACAAGTTTAAACGCAGGACTTTCTTTCGCTCTAACAATATTATCAAAAAGCAACTTCCTGAAATCTTCTTGATGCAAAGCATCTACCAAAAAACCTTTCTGTTTCCCGAACTGAACCGGTGCAATTATCGTATTAGTATCCAATTCTTCTTCTGCCATAAAAGCCAATGGCATAAAATAATGCTGATAAAAAGCTTCTTTGAAATTCACTTCAATCAAAACACCATAATAATTGTTTTTCCCCGAAGTAATTTTAAAATGGTCAACTATCTCAATATACTTTAGCGTACTCGCTTTTCCACCATACCAACGCTTATTGATAATATAATTTTCAAGTATATCAGATGAAAAAATCTTACTGAATTCATCATCTTCAAATGCAGTTTTCCAATCAGTTTTAAAAATAAAAGGTGTGGTAAAAGTTTCTTGGCTAGTGGTTTCCATGATAGTTTATGTTTTAGTTAAACTATTTAATAATCTTAAATAAGTGGAATGGTAATGATGGATGTAACTCTACAAAATTCCATTCTTTATCCCATATATAACTGTTTCCAGTTATCAAATCAACCACTTTAATCGGTTGACCTGGTTGCACTTTTAAAGACTTTAATGGCAATTGAACCCAAGCTTGTTTTGGATAATAGGGATCAATATTACAAATCATTAAAGTTTCATCAAGTTTATCATCATCATATTTAT
The window above is part of the Flavobacterium sp. PMTSA4 genome. Proteins encoded here:
- a CDS encoding maltokinase N-terminal cap-like domain-containing protein, coding for METTSQETFTTPFIFKTDWKTAFEDDEFSKIFSSDILENYIINKRWYGGKASTLKYIEIVDHFKITSGKNNYYGVLIEVNFKEAFYQHYFMPLAFMAEEELDTNTIIAPVQFGKQKGFLVDALHQEDFRKLLFDNIVRAKESPAFKLVFHKGVKFEDKEYRSSKFMGLEQSNTSIIYNDSFVLKIFRRIYVSTNPDYEISRFLTERMNFESSPAYTGSINLHLPEGSITLGLMQELVPNQGDAWKFMLEEIDGVFNNLKTKKIKIDKLPDIPLFKRLKINEIPPEIIDWVGLSLFLKLQTLAKRTAEMHIALGSDIHDTAFTPTTYNGDYTVWLKNRMLYQFQNRLNIIENSLHKLDGLALELAHQFMENKKLVRKHFVDFDWTKMKSERIRIHGDYHLGQVLVNGDDFYILDFEGEPESTIRDRKVKQPPLKDVAGLFRSFHYAIYATIFNNKDKYPFEQEQLFKAAEILFNYFVGAFLQTYVEKAQEGNLNIGYDHEIEFLLKYCLIEKAVYELGYELNSRPRWAVIPLRGIQSIMKY